Proteins encoded in a region of the bacterium genome:
- a CDS encoding BMP family ABC transporter substrate-binding protein, protein MRQSQLRFLGLVGAALLLLAACGGTSGTTPSKTVKIGLVTDIGGLNDKSFNHLAFVGLQKAIQDFHVQGDVTESKTGDDYIPNLTNFASKNYDLVIGVGFLMQEAVGTVSGQFPNVHFAIIDGAGTDAKGNDLRHANVESLFFREQDAGAMVGVIAGMLEKQGKAKKNQHVISAVGGVSIPPVNHYIAGYKWAATMEDPSIKVLVGYSNDFTDPAKCKSVASSQINQGADILFQVAGGCGLGVLQAAGQAGYYSIGVDADQKDADPSVIASALKKVDVATYTAIKDVVNGSFKSGALTFSIQNGGAGYQLDNLTLPADIQAELDKVQGEIKSGALTPPDTIP, encoded by the coding sequence ATGAGGCAATCGCAGCTTCGGTTCCTGGGACTGGTCGGCGCGGCGCTGCTCTTGCTGGCAGCCTGCGGCGGCACGTCGGGAACCACTCCTAGCAAGACAGTCAAGATCGGTCTGGTCACCGACATCGGCGGGTTGAACGACAAGAGCTTCAACCACCTCGCCTTTGTCGGCCTGCAGAAGGCGATCCAGGACTTCCACGTCCAGGGCGATGTGACCGAGTCCAAGACCGGCGACGACTACATTCCGAACCTGACCAACTTCGCCTCCAAGAACTACGACCTGGTCATCGGCGTCGGCTTCCTGATGCAGGAGGCGGTCGGGACCGTGTCAGGGCAGTTCCCGAACGTCCACTTCGCCATCATCGACGGCGCCGGCACCGACGCCAAAGGCAACGACCTCAGGCACGCCAACGTCGAATCCCTGTTCTTCAGGGAGCAGGACGCGGGCGCCATGGTCGGCGTCATCGCCGGGATGCTGGAGAAGCAGGGCAAGGCGAAGAAGAACCAGCACGTGATCAGCGCGGTGGGCGGGGTGAGCATCCCGCCGGTCAACCACTACATCGCCGGCTACAAGTGGGCGGCGACGATGGAAGACCCCTCGATCAAAGTCCTGGTCGGCTACTCGAACGATTTCACCGACCCTGCCAAGTGCAAGAGCGTCGCCAGCAGCCAGATCAACCAGGGAGCCGACATCCTGTTCCAGGTCGCGGGCGGCTGCGGGCTCGGCGTGCTCCAGGCGGCGGGCCAGGCGGGGTACTACAGCATCGGCGTCGACGCGGACCAGAAGGACGCGGACCCCTCGGTGATCGCAAGCGCCCTCAAGAAGGTGGACGTCGCCACGTACACGGCCATCAAGGACGTGGTCAACGGGTCGTTCAAGAGCGGAGCGCTCACCTTCAGCATCCAGAACGGCGGAGCCGGCTACCAGCTGGACAATCTGACGCTCCCGGCTGACATCCAGGCCGAGCTGGACAAGGTGCAGGGCGAGATCAAGTCGGGAGCACTGACCCCACCCGACACGATCCCATAG
- a CDS encoding ABC transporter permease gives MRRVARGLAVPVGSVVFAFVVGGLIVAVTGANPFDAYSGLLCGGVGISCSQGENSALQVSNTIVFMIPLVTTGVAVALPFRAGLFNIGAEGQLLAGAMACAAIGIKFGDWPAPVLLPLVLLGGMVAGALWAGLAGLLKATVGAHEVVTTIMMNYVAQWLLRYLIIGGPLQLASGTSKSSPIGPGARLATILPNDNSLIIFGLPASVFRVHTGLLLALVAAAVFAFLLWRTALGYEIRAVGQSQRAARYAGVSVRRTIIVTMLIAGAFSGLAGAIQIAGVDHNLTDKYFSDTTGFDAIAVALLGLGSAFGIVLASLLFGALHSGGAVMQADAGISGSLVLVLQALILFSIAANFLGAIRLRLPGFGRAAPPPDAPAAALMTEAAAALPVEDGPVK, from the coding sequence GTGCGCCGCGTAGCCCGTGGGCTGGCCGTGCCGGTCGGTTCGGTCGTATTCGCCTTCGTCGTCGGCGGCCTGATCGTCGCCGTCACAGGGGCCAACCCCTTCGACGCGTACTCCGGGCTGCTGTGCGGTGGAGTCGGCATCTCGTGCAGCCAGGGTGAGAACTCCGCGCTTCAGGTCTCCAACACCATCGTGTTCATGATCCCGCTGGTCACGACCGGCGTCGCGGTGGCGCTTCCGTTTCGGGCCGGGCTGTTCAACATCGGCGCCGAGGGACAGCTGCTCGCGGGCGCGATGGCCTGCGCCGCGATCGGCATCAAGTTCGGCGACTGGCCGGCACCCGTCCTACTGCCGCTGGTCCTGCTGGGCGGGATGGTGGCGGGCGCGCTGTGGGCCGGCCTGGCGGGCTTGCTCAAAGCGACCGTGGGCGCCCACGAGGTAGTGACGACGATCATGATGAATTACGTCGCCCAGTGGCTCCTCCGGTACCTGATCATCGGCGGCCCGCTGCAGCTGGCCAGCGGCACCTCCAAGTCTTCGCCGATCGGTCCCGGCGCCCGGCTGGCGACCATCCTTCCGAATGACAACAGCCTGATCATCTTCGGCCTGCCGGCAAGCGTCTTCCGCGTGCACACCGGGCTGCTCCTGGCGCTGGTCGCGGCGGCGGTGTTCGCGTTCCTGCTGTGGCGCACGGCGCTGGGCTATGAGATCCGCGCGGTGGGCCAGAGCCAGCGCGCGGCCCGTTACGCGGGCGTGAGCGTGCGCCGGACCATCATCGTCACCATGCTCATCGCCGGCGCCTTCTCCGGGCTCGCCGGCGCGATCCAGATCGCCGGCGTCGACCACAACCTGACCGACAAGTACTTCAGCGACACAACCGGCTTCGATGCCATCGCGGTCGCGCTGCTCGGCCTGGGCAGCGCGTTCGGCATCGTGCTCGCGTCGCTGCTGTTCGGCGCCCTCCACTCCGGCGGTGCGGTAATGCAAGCGGACGCCGGAATCTCAGGCAGCCTCGTCCTGGTGCTGCAGGCCCTGATCCTGTTCAGCATCGCCGCCAACTTCCTGGGCGCCATCAGGCTCCGCCTGCCGGGATTCGGCCGGGCGGCTCCGCCGCCTGACGCTCCCGCCGCGGCCCTGATGACGGAGGCCGCGGCTGCGCTGCCCGTGGAGGATGGGCCGGTCAAATGA
- a CDS encoding ABC transporter permease, with product MSVVSVILHLLLTSALWQATLAAAVLLLLPALGGVISERSGVVNIAMEGMMLTGAFFGVVADLAWHNPWLATLVAILAGGLMALLHAVVSIRFRADQIVSGIAINIFAAGLTVFLVNRIFGLQDVGHVSQAELLPNFNVPVLDQIPFLGRVFFQQNVVVYAALILLLLIHVVLFRTRLGLRLRAVGEHPQAADTAGINVYLIRYGAVVTSGLLSGLAGAFLAIGVSNTFVPNMTDGRGYIALAAMIFGKWTPLGAFVACLIFGLGEAIYANNSIIHVSQYLLSMLPYILTLVVLAGLVGRSNPPAADGFPYVPGAE from the coding sequence ATGAGCGTCGTCTCCGTAATCCTTCACCTGCTGCTCACGTCGGCTCTGTGGCAGGCCACGCTGGCGGCAGCCGTGCTGCTGTTGCTGCCGGCGCTGGGAGGCGTCATCTCGGAGCGCAGCGGAGTGGTCAACATCGCGATGGAAGGCATGATGCTGACCGGCGCGTTTTTCGGGGTCGTCGCCGACCTCGCCTGGCACAACCCCTGGCTGGCCACGCTGGTGGCCATCCTGGCCGGCGGTTTGATGGCCCTCCTGCACGCCGTGGTCTCGATCCGGTTTCGCGCCGACCAGATCGTCAGCGGAATCGCCATCAACATCTTCGCCGCCGGCCTGACGGTCTTCCTGGTCAACCGGATCTTCGGGCTGCAGGACGTAGGCCATGTCAGCCAGGCCGAGCTCCTGCCCAACTTCAATGTTCCGGTGCTCGACCAGATCCCCTTTTTGGGGAGGGTCTTCTTCCAGCAGAACGTGGTGGTGTACGCGGCTCTGATCCTGCTGCTGCTCATCCACGTGGTCCTGTTCAGGACCCGCCTGGGGCTTCGCCTCCGAGCGGTGGGTGAGCATCCGCAGGCCGCCGACACGGCCGGCATCAACGTGTATCTCATCCGCTACGGCGCCGTGGTCACCAGCGGCCTGCTCTCGGGCCTGGCGGGCGCGTTCCTCGCGATCGGGGTCTCCAACACGTTCGTCCCGAACATGACCGACGGGCGGGGATACATCGCGCTGGCGGCCATGATCTTCGGCAAGTGGACTCCGCTGGGAGCGTTCGTCGCCTGCCTGATCTTCGGCTTGGGCGAGGCGATCTACGCCAACAACTCGATCATCCACGTCTCCCAGTACCTGCTCAGCATGCTGCCGTACATCCTCACCCTGGTCGTCTTGGCCGGCCTCGTGGGCAGGAGCAACCCGCCCGCCGCCGACGGCTTCCCGTACGTGCCCGGAGCCGAATGA
- a CDS encoding ABC transporter ATP-binding protein, whose amino-acid sequence MSAPPASPFAVETRGITKAFPGVVANSQVDLAVRAGEIHALVGENGAGKTTLMNILYGLVHPDSGEILIDGTAARIAGPRDAIAHGIGMVHQHFMLIPVFTVGENVMLGREPVAAPGFYDHARARQEIETLTRQYGLALDPDARMGDLPVGLQQRAEIVKVLYRGAKILILDEPTGVLTPQESTELFGVLRDLVKTGKTIIFISHKLREVLEISDRITVMRRGKVVGHLVTKDTTEQEIATLMVGREVLLRVDKKPAAPGAVAFRVENLTASSDRGVPALRGVSFDLHHGEILGIAGVEGNGQSELVEVLAGTRHATGGRVLLEDRDVTTFDARTERDAGIAFIPEDRRGTGLVLSYSVADNLILGRQRSQAFSWRELVLRLAAVRTWARRLVKEFDIRTPNIDTAARNLSGGNQQKIIVAREMASRPRVLLAAQPTRGVDIGAIEFIHRKLIAERDEGTAVLLVSAELDEIRSLSDRIAVIYEGRIVSIEPGDAPEERLGLLMTGGGVETRTGAA is encoded by the coding sequence ATGAGCGCGCCTCCCGCCAGTCCGTTCGCGGTCGAGACGAGGGGCATCACCAAGGCCTTCCCCGGGGTGGTCGCCAACAGCCAGGTCGACCTCGCCGTTCGCGCTGGAGAGATCCACGCGCTGGTCGGCGAGAACGGAGCCGGCAAGACGACGTTGATGAACATCCTTTACGGCCTGGTCCATCCGGACTCCGGGGAGATCCTGATCGATGGGACGGCGGCGCGCATCGCGGGTCCCCGCGATGCCATCGCCCACGGCATTGGCATGGTGCACCAGCACTTCATGCTCATCCCGGTCTTCACGGTCGGCGAGAACGTGATGCTCGGGCGCGAGCCGGTCGCCGCTCCGGGCTTCTACGACCACGCGCGAGCGCGCCAGGAGATCGAAACGCTCACGCGGCAGTACGGGCTGGCCCTCGATCCCGACGCCCGCATGGGCGATTTGCCCGTCGGGCTCCAGCAGCGGGCCGAGATCGTGAAGGTCCTATACCGCGGAGCGAAGATCCTCATCCTGGACGAGCCCACCGGTGTGCTCACGCCCCAGGAGAGCACCGAGCTGTTCGGCGTCCTGCGCGACCTGGTCAAGACCGGCAAGACGATCATCTTCATCAGCCACAAGCTGCGCGAGGTGCTCGAGATCTCCGACCGCATCACCGTGATGCGGCGCGGCAAGGTGGTCGGCCACCTGGTCACGAAGGACACGACGGAACAGGAGATCGCGACCCTCATGGTCGGGCGCGAAGTCCTGCTGCGCGTCGACAAGAAACCGGCCGCGCCGGGGGCCGTCGCGTTCCGGGTCGAGAACCTGACCGCGAGCTCGGATCGCGGCGTGCCCGCCCTGCGCGGCGTGTCGTTCGACCTTCACCACGGTGAGATCCTCGGCATCGCGGGGGTGGAGGGAAACGGCCAGAGCGAGCTGGTGGAGGTGCTGGCCGGCACCCGGCACGCAACCGGCGGCCGCGTCCTGCTCGAGGACCGCGACGTGACCACCTTTGACGCGCGGACCGAACGCGATGCGGGGATCGCTTTCATTCCCGAGGATCGGCGGGGCACCGGGCTCGTGCTCAGTTACTCGGTCGCCGACAACCTGATCCTCGGCCGCCAGCGCTCACAGGCCTTTTCCTGGCGCGAGCTGGTGCTGCGCCTCGCCGCCGTCAGGACGTGGGCCAGGCGCCTGGTCAAGGAGTTCGACATCCGCACGCCGAACATCGACACCGCGGCACGCAACCTGTCGGGCGGCAACCAGCAGAAGATCATCGTCGCTCGCGAGATGGCGAGCCGGCCGCGGGTCTTGCTCGCCGCCCAACCGACACGCGGCGTCGACATCGGCGCCATCGAGTTCATCCACCGCAAGCTCATCGCCGAACGCGACGAGGGCACCGCCGTGCTGCTCGTCTCCGCCGAGCTCGACGAGATCCGCTCGCTGTCCGACCGGATCGCGGTCATCTACGAGGGGCGGATCGTGAGCATCGAACCTGGTGACGCTCCCGAAGAGCGGCTGGGCCTGCTCATGACCGGCGGCGGCGTGGAGACGCGAACCGGGGCGGCCTAA
- a CDS encoding HAD family hydrolase gives MAIRVVAFDGDDTLWHNEIRFNLTQTALRDLLHRHVPDADVDGRLYEVEMRNLKLYGYGIKAFTLSMLETAIQLTEGRIPASDLEVILGWGKRMLLETTELLEGVHSTLLEVGRRYSLLLITKGDLFDQESKLARSGLAGLFEGVEILSDKNVETYRSLLSRRGIRPEEFVMVGNSLRSDVAPVVALGATAVHIPYVVTWHHEQVPDESLPPSGWHRLGGIAELGGLLDSLDHG, from the coding sequence ATGGCCATAAGAGTCGTTGCGTTCGATGGCGATGACACGCTGTGGCACAACGAGATCCGTTTCAACCTCACGCAAACCGCCCTGCGCGACCTGTTGCATCGACACGTCCCCGACGCGGACGTGGACGGCCGGCTGTACGAGGTGGAGATGAGGAACCTGAAGCTGTACGGCTACGGGATCAAGGCCTTCACCCTTTCCATGCTGGAAACCGCGATCCAGCTCACCGAGGGGCGGATCCCGGCGTCGGACCTCGAGGTGATCCTGGGGTGGGGCAAGCGCATGCTCCTCGAGACGACCGAGCTTTTGGAGGGGGTCCACTCCACCCTGCTCGAGGTGGGCCGCCGCTACTCGTTGCTGCTCATCACCAAGGGGGACCTCTTCGACCAGGAGAGCAAGCTGGCGCGCTCGGGCCTGGCGGGGCTTTTCGAGGGAGTGGAGATCCTGAGCGACAAGAACGTCGAGACCTACCGCTCGCTGCTGAGCCGCCGGGGCATCAGGCCCGAGGAATTCGTGATGGTCGGCAACTCGCTGCGCTCCGACGTCGCACCGGTCGTGGCCCTGGGCGCGACGGCGGTCCACATTCCATACGTCGTGACGTGGCACCACGAGCAGGTGCCGGACGAATCGCTGCCGCCCTCGGGCTGGCATCGACTCGGCGGCATCGCCGAGCTCGGTGGCTTACTGGATTCGCTCGACCACGGTTAG
- a CDS encoding ring-cleaving dioxygenase, which translates to MKKLEGIHHISAITADATRNVLFYAGVMGLRLVKKTVNQDNPAVYHLFYADEDGSPGADLTFFEYPGLVRGRPGAGMIHRIVMRVGSHEALDFWAVRLAAAGIESRLEGDSLRFEDPEGLGLELTAAPTPDRPLVAAHPEVPEEFALQGFAGVRAFARRPEAGHGFLTATLGFDATGRAPGVSPSDSASYESRGESRGSLFVYDAAPAERGLSGSGTVHHVAWASTLSDHESWRDRVIEGGGSPTPVIDRFYFRSIYFREPSGVLFEIATMGPGFTADEPKEHLGERLALPPAFEHLRSQVEANLVPLPNPRQATPVGRQRA; encoded by the coding sequence ATGAAGAAGCTCGAAGGCATCCACCACATCAGCGCCATCACCGCGGACGCCACGCGGAACGTCCTGTTCTACGCCGGCGTCATGGGCCTGCGCCTGGTCAAGAAGACCGTCAACCAGGACAACCCGGCGGTTTACCACCTCTTCTACGCGGACGAGGACGGCAGCCCCGGCGCCGACCTCACCTTCTTCGAGTACCCGGGCCTGGTGCGCGGACGCCCCGGCGCGGGGATGATCCACCGCATCGTCATGCGTGTCGGCTCGCACGAAGCCCTCGACTTCTGGGCCGTGCGCCTGGCGGCGGCCGGCATCGAAAGCCGCTTGGAGGGCGACAGTCTGCGTTTCGAGGACCCAGAAGGCCTCGGCCTCGAGCTGACGGCCGCACCGACCCCCGACCGGCCGCTTGTGGCCGCGCATCCAGAGGTGCCGGAGGAGTTCGCGCTACAGGGCTTCGCCGGTGTTCGCGCCTTCGCGCGGCGGCCCGAGGCCGGCCACGGCTTCCTGACGGCAACGCTCGGCTTCGACGCCACCGGGCGCGCGCCGGGCGTGTCGCCTTCGGACAGCGCGAGCTATGAGTCCCGCGGCGAGTCCCGCGGTTCGCTCTTCGTCTACGACGCGGCCCCCGCGGAGCGGGGTCTGAGCGGCTCGGGAACCGTGCACCACGTCGCGTGGGCATCCACGTTGAGCGACCACGAAAGCTGGCGTGACCGCGTCATCGAAGGCGGCGGCAGCCCGACCCCGGTGATCGATCGCTTCTATTTCCGATCGATCTACTTCCGGGAGCCGAGCGGAGTGCTGTTCGAGATCGCGACCATGGGCCCCGGCTTCACGGCGGACGAGCCGAAGGAACACCTCGGCGAGCGGCTCGCGCTGCCGCCGGCATTCGAGCACCTTCGCTCGCAGGTCGAGGCCAATCTGGTGCCGTTGCCGAACCCGCGACAGGCGACGCCGGTGGGGCGCCAGCGGGCTTAG
- a CDS encoding ABC transporter substrate-binding protein, which yields MGFRSRRLIIAIVAFAMLAACGGTGSSGGAGAQTVSLKIMVGGLNKQIYLPNMLAQRLGYFQEQHLDVTLIDEGSGQASEDEVVAGNVDAGSGAYVHPMVLNALGKKIETICQFGIAPGEAEMVDAKKAGSIQSAADLQGKNLGVTDIGSGTHTLSLAILGRANIDPTKEHFVAVGAGDTFIAAVKQQRIDAGMTTEPTISRLVSTGDGKVLVDLRTPESTRAALGGDYPFIGIFAKNDWVNGNKDTVQRLVNAYVKTLKFIHSHTAAEIADKMPPDYYAGNKDLYVTALQNQLAIFGTDCRMPAGGPETVEKIQQDYVPSFKGKSANLSETYTNEFADKAS from the coding sequence ATGGGATTTCGTAGTCGACGGTTGATCATCGCCATCGTCGCGTTCGCGATGCTGGCCGCGTGCGGCGGGACCGGTTCGTCAGGCGGCGCCGGCGCTCAGACGGTCTCCCTCAAGATCATGGTCGGGGGACTCAACAAGCAGATCTACCTGCCGAACATGCTCGCCCAGCGGCTCGGCTACTTCCAGGAGCAGCACCTGGATGTGACCCTCATCGACGAGGGTTCCGGGCAGGCCTCGGAGGACGAGGTCGTCGCCGGCAACGTCGACGCCGGCTCGGGCGCCTACGTTCACCCGATGGTGCTCAACGCGCTCGGCAAGAAGATCGAGACCATCTGCCAGTTCGGCATCGCGCCGGGCGAGGCGGAGATGGTGGACGCCAAGAAGGCCGGCTCGATTCAGTCCGCCGCCGACCTGCAGGGCAAAAACCTCGGCGTCACCGACATCGGGTCGGGGACCCACACGCTCTCGCTCGCGATCCTCGGCAGGGCGAACATCGATCCCACCAAGGAGCACTTTGTGGCGGTCGGCGCCGGCGACACCTTCATCGCCGCCGTCAAGCAGCAGAGGATCGACGCCGGGATGACGACCGAACCCACCATCTCGCGCCTGGTTTCGACCGGCGACGGCAAGGTGCTGGTCGACCTCCGCACGCCGGAATCGACGCGGGCGGCCCTGGGGGGCGACTACCCCTTCATCGGGATCTTCGCCAAGAACGACTGGGTCAACGGCAACAAGGACACCGTCCAGCGGCTGGTCAACGCCTACGTCAAGACCCTGAAGTTCATCCACTCCCACACCGCGGCTGAGATCGCGGACAAGATGCCGCCGGACTACTACGCGGGCAACAAGGACCTCTACGTCACGGCCCTGCAAAACCAGCTCGCCATCTTCGGGACCGACTGCAGGATGCCTGCCGGCGGGCCTGAGACCGTGGAGAAAATCCAGCAGGACTACGTGCCGAGCTTCAAGGGCAAGTCGGCCAACCTGAGCGAGACCTACACGAACGAGTTCGCCGACAAGGCGAGCTGA
- a CDS encoding ABC transporter permease gives MAAAPAEVPGIDLGARRVRDARRRRLSVMGLRVLVAILWLGSWELTTRLGWVDKFFFAQPSEIVLKLWTWITQGTELGPLWDQVFVTMQETVGGFVAGALLGVVFGVALGRSALLADVLGPYIKGMNAIPRVVVGALFAISLGLDIKSKIATAAILVFFVVFFNAFQGVREVDRNLVANARILGASNRRLTTEIIIPSALSWIIASLHTSFGLALVGAVVGELFGATAGVGELIYAAKNNFDADGVFAGMALLAAIALVAEALITALEDRLIRWRPQVVTETRI, from the coding sequence ATGGCGGCGGCGCCGGCCGAGGTTCCGGGGATCGATCTCGGCGCCCGGCGGGTGCGGGACGCGCGCCGCCGGCGGCTTTCGGTGATGGGCTTGCGGGTGCTCGTGGCCATCCTCTGGCTCGGCAGCTGGGAGCTCACCACACGACTCGGCTGGGTCGACAAGTTCTTCTTCGCCCAGCCCTCCGAGATCGTGCTCAAGCTCTGGACCTGGATCACCCAGGGGACCGAGCTCGGCCCGCTCTGGGACCAAGTGTTCGTCACGATGCAGGAGACGGTCGGCGGTTTTGTCGCCGGCGCCCTGCTCGGCGTCGTGTTCGGTGTGGCGCTCGGCCGCAGCGCGCTGCTGGCCGATGTTCTCGGCCCCTACATCAAGGGGATGAACGCCATCCCTCGCGTCGTCGTCGGGGCGCTCTTCGCCATCTCTTTGGGCCTCGACATCAAGTCCAAGATCGCCACCGCCGCCATCCTTGTCTTCTTCGTCGTTTTCTTCAATGCGTTCCAGGGGGTTCGCGAGGTCGACCGCAACCTCGTCGCGAACGCTCGCATCCTGGGCGCGAGCAACCGCCGGCTGACGACCGAGATCATCATCCCGTCGGCCCTCTCCTGGATCATCGCCAGCCTCCACACCAGCTTTGGACTGGCTCTCGTCGGCGCCGTCGTCGGCGAGCTTTTCGGCGCGACCGCGGGGGTCGGCGAGCTCATCTACGCGGCCAAGAACAATTTCGACGCCGACGGCGTGTTCGCCGGCATGGCGCTGCTCGCTGCCATTGCGCTGGTGGCAGAGGCTCTGATCACAGCGCTGGAGGACCGCCTCATCCGCTGGCGGCCGCAGGTCGTCACCGAGACGAGGATTTGA
- a CDS encoding ABC transporter ATP-binding protein, protein MDCARRRRPPESVPMPLAIELRGVTKRFLTPSGGVYTALRDLNMTVEPGEFCAVVGPTGCGKSTTLALISGLETPSEGEAEVFGNPVDGIAGGIGYVFQTDAVFPWKTVLENVAAGPRYHGDSNRDAREKARDWIARVGLAGFEDRYPYQLSGGMRKRVALAQSLINGPRILLMDEPFSALDVQTRSLMENELLGLWSASSASVVFVTHDLEEAISLSDRVFVITAGPGTVKSNYKVDLSRPRNVAEIRFHPRFAEIYEEIWKDLRDEVLVSYERQKRSGAA, encoded by the coding sequence ATGGATTGCGCGCGCCGCCGGCGGCCTCCAGAGTCGGTGCCAATGCCCCTCGCGATCGAGCTGCGTGGCGTCACGAAGCGATTCCTCACTCCGTCCGGCGGCGTCTACACGGCGCTGCGCGACCTCAACATGACGGTCGAGCCCGGCGAGTTCTGTGCCGTCGTCGGGCCGACCGGCTGCGGCAAGTCCACGACGCTGGCACTGATCTCGGGCTTGGAGACGCCCAGCGAGGGAGAGGCCGAAGTCTTCGGCAACCCGGTCGACGGCATCGCCGGCGGGATCGGCTACGTCTTCCAGACGGACGCGGTCTTTCCCTGGAAGACGGTGCTCGAGAACGTTGCGGCCGGGCCTCGTTACCACGGGGACTCCAATCGCGACGCCCGCGAGAAGGCCAGGGACTGGATCGCGCGCGTCGGCCTGGCGGGTTTCGAGGACCGCTATCCTTACCAGCTCTCTGGCGGCATGCGCAAGCGCGTGGCGCTGGCCCAGAGCTTGATCAACGGCCCCCGAATCCTGCTGATGGACGAGCCGTTCAGCGCCCTCGACGTGCAGACCCGCTCGTTGATGGAAAACGAGCTGCTCGGTCTGTGGTCTGCCAGCTCGGCGTCGGTGGTCTTCGTGACGCACGACCTGGAAGAGGCCATCTCCCTGAGCGATCGCGTGTTCGTCATCACCGCCGGCCCGGGCACCGTCAAGAGCAACTACAAAGTCGACCTCTCGCGCCCGCGCAACGTCGCCGAGATCCGCTTCCATCCCCGCTTCGCGGAAATCTACGAAGAGATCTGGAAGGACCTCAGGGACGAGGTCCTCGTGAGCTATGAGCGGCAGAAGCGCAGCGGCGCGGCTTAG
- a CDS encoding sensor histidine kinase: protein MAPTLEAAGGARNPCGRCGRFGRFGRRRPPADGLPSRGHELVKTRLPLAYQILVFQVAIILLSSLIGAAAAIWQASQELDRQYEQRSLAIAESVAANSIIQEALLTGDPSGTIQKTAQDVRRATGATYVVVTNRQGIRYSHPNPALIGKPVDEQPGTVLAGHTWVGVQTGTLGVSARGKAPILVQGQVIGLVSVGFLETAVWRQLMAELPGFAVTLLLALGLGVAGSMLLASRLKRQTFGLEPYEIAGLLEEREASLQGIHEGAIATDSDGTITLANDEARRLLALPADAVGRKVSHVLPQGRLLKFLAGGLNDEDEVLLAGDRVLVASRRAIRVRGRKIGHVATLRDTTELAGLARGLGVDSLTDALRAQAHEFANRLHTIAGLVQMGRGDDAMRLIAQTSGVHQELTEALLERVGDPVLGALLLAKAAMASERGIELRVSDDTVMTRSTLDSEDLITLLGNLIDNALDAAASSTGERWVSVSVNEQDGELVIKVHDSGSGIPDGVHGQIFQEGFSTKSAPGRKRRGFGLALVRQVARRHGGEVTAVNAGGAVFMVRLPRRVAAKP, encoded by the coding sequence TTGGCACCGACTCTGGAGGCCGCCGGCGGCGCGCGCAATCCATGCGGTCGTTGTGGCCGTTTTGGTCGTTTTGGTCGCCGCCGTCCGCCGGCGGACGGACTACCATCTCGTGGGCACGAGCTCGTGAAAACCCGGCTTCCCCTCGCCTACCAGATCCTGGTTTTCCAGGTCGCGATCATCCTGTTGTCCTCATTGATCGGGGCCGCGGCGGCCATCTGGCAGGCGAGCCAGGAGCTCGATCGGCAGTACGAGCAGCGTTCGCTCGCCATCGCCGAGTCCGTGGCCGCCAACAGCATCATCCAGGAGGCCCTCCTCACCGGCGATCCCAGCGGCACCATCCAGAAGACCGCTCAAGACGTCCGCCGAGCGACGGGAGCGACCTACGTGGTGGTCACCAACCGGCAGGGGATCAGGTACTCGCACCCCAACCCCGCGCTGATCGGCAAGCCGGTCGACGAACAGCCGGGCACGGTCCTCGCCGGCCACACCTGGGTTGGGGTTCAGACCGGGACGCTCGGGGTGTCGGCGAGGGGCAAGGCTCCGATCCTCGTCCAGGGCCAGGTCATCGGGCTCGTGTCGGTCGGGTTTCTCGAGACCGCGGTGTGGCGCCAGCTGATGGCCGAGCTCCCTGGCTTCGCCGTCACGCTGCTGCTGGCGCTGGGGCTCGGGGTGGCGGGCTCGATGCTGCTCGCCTCCCGCCTCAAGCGTCAGACATTCGGCCTCGAGCCCTACGAGATCGCCGGTCTGCTCGAAGAGCGGGAAGCGAGCCTGCAGGGCATTCACGAGGGCGCCATCGCGACCGACAGCGACGGCACCATCACGCTGGCCAACGACGAGGCGCGCCGCCTCCTCGCCCTCCCCGCCGACGCGGTGGGTCGGAAGGTGTCCCACGTCCTGCCGCAGGGGCGCTTGCTGAAATTCCTTGCCGGCGGCCTCAATGACGAGGACGAGGTGCTCCTGGCGGGAGACCGAGTGCTGGTCGCGAGCCGCCGTGCGATTCGCGTCCGCGGCCGCAAGATCGGGCACGTCGCCACGCTGCGCGACACGACGGAGCTGGCGGGCCTGGCCCGCGGCCTGGGTGTCGACAGCCTCACTGATGCGCTGCGAGCGCAGGCTCACGAGTTCGCCAACCGGCTGCACACCATCGCCGGCCTGGTCCAGATGGGGCGGGGCGACGACGCGATGAGGCTCATCGCTCAAACGTCCGGGGTACACCAGGAGCTCACCGAGGCGCTCCTCGAGCGCGTCGGCGACCCGGTGCTCGGCGCTTTGCTGCTGGCCAAGGCCGCGATGGCTTCAGAACGCGGCATCGAGCTGCGGGTTAGCGACGACACGGTCATGACGCGCAGCACGCTCGACAGCGAGGACCTCATCACGCTGCTGGGCAACCTCATCGACAACGCCCTCGACGCGGCGGCGTCATCGACCGGCGAGCGGTGGGTCAGCGTTTCGGTCAACGAGCAGGACGGCGAGCTGGTCATCAAAGTCCACGACTCGGGGAGCGGCATCCCCGACGGAGTTCACGGGCAGATCTTCCAGGAGGGCTTCAGCACCAAATCCGCTCCGGGCCGCAAGCGCCGTGGGTTCGGGCTGGCGCTGGTGCGTCAGGTGGCGCGCCGCCACGGCGGCGAAGTCACCGCGGTCAACGCGGGCGGCGCCGTCTTCATGGTGCGCCTGCCCCGGCGTGTTGCCGCCAAACCATGA